Proteins co-encoded in one Aquincola tertiaricarbonis genomic window:
- a CDS encoding YggS family pyridoxal phosphate-dependent enzyme, whose translation MVSIPTRLEQTRARIAAACQTAQRPAGSVQLLAVSKTFGADAVQQAYDAGQRAFGENYIQEALAKIEALAALRTQLQWHLIGPIQSNKSRPVAENFDWVHSVDRLKIAQRLSDQRPPQLPPLQVCLQVNISGEASKSGLQPAEVLEVARQVAALPRLVLRGLMAIPEPAADEAAQRAPHRALRELLARLRTELGAQAAQLDTLSMGMSADLEAAIAEGATIVRVGTAIFGSR comes from the coding sequence ATGGTGAGCATCCCGACCCGGTTGGAACAAACTCGCGCGCGCATCGCCGCCGCATGCCAGACCGCACAACGCCCGGCGGGCAGCGTGCAGCTGCTGGCCGTCAGCAAGACCTTCGGCGCCGATGCGGTGCAGCAGGCGTACGACGCCGGCCAGCGCGCCTTCGGCGAGAACTACATCCAGGAAGCCCTGGCCAAGATCGAGGCGCTGGCCGCGCTGCGCACGCAGCTTCAATGGCACCTTATCGGCCCGATTCAGAGCAACAAAAGCCGGCCGGTGGCAGAAAACTTCGATTGGGTGCACTCGGTCGACCGGCTGAAGATCGCGCAGCGCCTGTCGGACCAGCGGCCGCCGCAGCTGCCGCCGCTGCAGGTGTGCCTGCAGGTCAACATCAGCGGCGAGGCCAGCAAGAGCGGCCTGCAGCCCGCCGAAGTGCTGGAAGTGGCACGCCAGGTGGCGGCCTTGCCGCGGCTGGTGCTGCGCGGGTTGATGGCCATCCCCGAGCCCGCGGCCGACGAAGCCGCCCAGCGGGCGCCGCACCGGGCGCTGCGCGAGCTGCTGGCGCGCCTGCGCACCGAGCTGGGCGCGCAGGCAGCGCAGCTCGACACGCTGTCGATGGGCATGAGCGCCGACCTGGAGGCCGCGATCGCCGAAGGCGCGACCATCGTGCGCGTGGGCACCGCGATCTTCGGCAGCCGCTAG
- a CDS encoding ABC transporter substrate-binding protein yields MTFDFRRIAIAAAAACGLSGAAHAQISGDVIKIGIITDMSSVYADIDGAGGVEAIKMAVADLKGTVAGKKVEVLYADHQNKADVAASKAREWIDTQGLDMLIGGSNSSTNLAMAKIAAEKKKPFISIGAATARLTNEDCTPYTVHYAYDTVALANGTGNAVVKAGGKSWFFLTADYAFGHSLQADTTAVVTKAGGSVVGSVRAPLGASDFSSFLLQAQSSKAQILGLANAGGDTVNSIKAANEFGITKTMKLAGLLMFINDVHSLGLKATEGMYLTDGWYWNQNAESRAWAKRFFEKMKRMPSMLQAADYSATMHYLKAVEATKTDDADKVLAQMKATKINDFYAKNGEIGPDGRMRYDMYLMQVKSPKDSTEPWDYYNVVQKIPAAEAYTKLADSKCPLVKK; encoded by the coding sequence ATGACTTTCGACTTCCGACGCATCGCGATCGCCGCCGCTGCCGCCTGCGGCCTGTCCGGCGCCGCCCACGCGCAGATCTCCGGCGACGTGATCAAGATCGGCATCATCACCGACATGTCCAGCGTGTATGCCGACATCGACGGCGCCGGTGGCGTGGAGGCCATCAAGATGGCGGTGGCCGACTTGAAGGGCACCGTGGCCGGCAAGAAGGTGGAGGTGCTGTACGCCGACCACCAGAACAAGGCCGACGTGGCCGCCAGCAAGGCCCGCGAGTGGATCGACACCCAGGGCCTGGACATGCTGATCGGCGGCAGCAACTCGTCCACCAACCTGGCGATGGCCAAGATCGCGGCCGAGAAGAAGAAGCCCTTCATCTCGATCGGCGCGGCCACCGCCCGCCTGACCAACGAAGACTGCACGCCCTACACCGTGCACTACGCCTACGACACCGTGGCGCTGGCCAACGGCACCGGCAATGCGGTGGTGAAGGCGGGCGGCAAGAGCTGGTTCTTCCTGACGGCCGACTATGCCTTCGGCCACTCGCTGCAGGCCGACACCACCGCGGTGGTGACCAAGGCCGGCGGCAGCGTGGTGGGCAGCGTGCGTGCGCCGCTGGGCGCCAGCGACTTCAGCTCCTTCCTGCTGCAGGCGCAAAGCAGCAAGGCGCAGATCCTGGGCCTGGCCAATGCCGGTGGCGACACCGTCAACTCGATCAAGGCGGCCAACGAGTTCGGCATCACCAAGACGATGAAGCTGGCCGGCCTGCTGATGTTCATCAACGACGTGCACTCGCTGGGCCTGAAGGCCACCGAAGGCATGTACCTGACCGACGGCTGGTACTGGAACCAGAACGCCGAATCGCGCGCCTGGGCCAAGCGCTTCTTCGAGAAGATGAAGCGCATGCCGTCGATGCTGCAGGCGGCCGACTACTCGGCCACGATGCACTACCTGAAGGCCGTGGAAGCCACCAAGACCGACGACGCCGACAAGGTGCTGGCGCAGATGAAGGCGACCAAGATCAACGACTTCTACGCCAAGAACGGCGAGATCGGCCCCGACGGCCGCATGCGCTACGACATGTACCTGATGCAGGTGAAGTCGCCGAAGGACTCGACCGAGCCCTGGGACTACTACAACGTGGTGCAGAAGATCCCCGCCGCCGAGGCGTATACCAAGCTGGCCGACAGCAAGTGCCCGCTGGTCAAGAAATGA
- a CDS encoding branched-chain amino acid ABC transporter permease, giving the protein MKSPRSPLLGYALLFAAVAALPLLGAYPIFVMKVMCYALFACAFNLLIGFTGLLSFGHAAFLGAAAYGAGHALKVWGLPTLAGLGFGMLMAALAGLVFGWLAIRRSGIYFSMITLALSQMLFFFFLQAPFTGGEDGLQSVPRGTLLGLDLGNDLTLYYLVLAIFLFGFWLIYRTVHSPFGQVLTSIRENEARATSLGYDVDRFKLVAFVLSAALAGLAGATKTLVLGFATLTDAVWTTSGAVILMTLVGGMGTLLGPIVGALVIIALENKIGDLGKALADLTGVAWFNGLGEAVSLVTGLIFIICVLAFRRGVVGEIQHRWGKR; this is encoded by the coding sequence GTGAAATCTCCGCGCTCGCCGCTCCTGGGCTATGCGCTGCTGTTCGCGGCGGTGGCGGCGCTGCCGCTGCTGGGCGCGTACCCCATCTTCGTGATGAAGGTGATGTGCTATGCCCTTTTCGCCTGCGCCTTCAACCTGCTGATCGGCTTCACCGGGCTGCTGAGCTTCGGGCATGCCGCCTTCCTGGGCGCGGCGGCCTACGGCGCCGGCCATGCGCTCAAGGTGTGGGGTCTGCCCACACTGGCGGGCCTGGGCTTCGGCATGCTGATGGCGGCCCTGGCCGGGCTGGTGTTCGGCTGGCTGGCCATCCGGCGCAGCGGCATCTACTTCTCGATGATCACGCTGGCGCTGTCGCAGATGCTGTTCTTCTTCTTCCTGCAGGCGCCCTTCACCGGCGGGGAAGACGGCCTGCAGTCGGTGCCGCGCGGCACGCTGCTGGGCCTGGACCTGGGCAACGACCTCACGCTGTACTACCTGGTGCTGGCCATCTTCCTGTTCGGCTTCTGGCTGATCTACCGCACGGTGCATTCGCCCTTCGGCCAGGTGCTCACCTCCATCCGCGAGAACGAGGCACGCGCCACCTCGCTGGGCTACGACGTGGACCGCTTCAAGCTGGTGGCCTTCGTGCTGTCCGCCGCGCTGGCGGGCCTGGCCGGGGCCACCAAGACGCTGGTGCTGGGCTTTGCCACGCTGACCGACGCGGTGTGGACCACCTCGGGCGCGGTGATCCTGATGACGCTGGTGGGCGGCATGGGCACCCTGCTGGGGCCCATCGTCGGCGCGCTGGTCATCATCGCGCTGGAAAACAAGATCGGCGACCTGGGCAAGGCCCTGGCCGACCTGACGGGCGTGGCCTGGTTCAACGGCCTGGGCGAAGCAGTGAGCCTGGTCACTGGCCTCATCTTCATCATCTGCGTGCTGGCCTTCCGCCGCGGCGTGGTCGGCGAGATCCAGCACCGCTGGGGGAAGCGCTAG
- a CDS encoding branched-chain amino acid ABC transporter permease yields the protein MSNLFDIPLPALLGQLLLGLVNGSFYAMLSLGLAVIFGMLNIINFAHGALYMMGAFIAWMGLEYLGLNYWMMLLAAPLIVGVLGILIERLLLQWLYKLDHLYGLLLTFGITLVTEGLFRSFYGVSGNPYPVPDALQGATNLGFMVLPNYRAWVVVASVVVCLAVWALIEKTSIGATLRAGTENPKLVQAFGINVPRMITLTYAGGVALAAFAGVLAAPILQVNALMGSNLIIVVFAVVVIGGMGSILGSILTGLGLGVIEGLTKVFYPEASSTVVFLIMAVVLLIRPAGLFGKEK from the coding sequence ATGTCGAACCTGTTTGATATTCCGCTGCCGGCGCTGCTCGGCCAGCTGCTGCTCGGCCTGGTGAACGGCTCGTTCTACGCGATGCTGTCGCTGGGCCTGGCGGTCATCTTCGGCATGCTCAACATCATCAACTTCGCCCACGGGGCGCTGTACATGATGGGGGCCTTCATCGCGTGGATGGGCCTGGAGTACCTGGGCCTGAACTACTGGATGATGCTGCTGGCCGCGCCCCTGATCGTGGGCGTGCTGGGCATCCTGATCGAGCGGCTGCTGCTGCAGTGGCTGTACAAGCTGGACCACCTGTACGGCCTCTTGCTCACCTTCGGCATCACGCTGGTCACCGAGGGGCTGTTCCGCTCGTTCTACGGCGTCTCGGGCAATCCGTATCCGGTGCCCGATGCACTGCAGGGCGCCACCAACCTCGGCTTCATGGTGCTGCCCAACTACCGGGCCTGGGTGGTGGTGGCGTCCGTCGTCGTGTGCCTGGCGGTGTGGGCACTGATCGAGAAGACCTCCATCGGCGCCACGCTGCGCGCCGGCACCGAGAACCCCAAGCTGGTCCAGGCCTTCGGCATCAACGTGCCGCGAATGATCACGCTCACCTACGCCGGCGGCGTGGCGCTGGCCGCCTTTGCCGGCGTGCTGGCTGCGCCCATCCTGCAGGTCAATGCGCTGATGGGCAGCAACCTCATCATCGTGGTGTTCGCGGTCGTGGTGATCGGCGGCATGGGCTCCATCCTCGGCTCCATCCTCACCGGGCTGGGGCTGGGCGTGATCGAGGGCCTGACCAAGGTGTTCTACCCCGAGGCCTCGTCCACCGTGGTGTTCCTCATCATGGCCGTGGTGCTGCTCATCCGCCCGGCGGGCCTGTTCGGCAAGGAAAAATGA
- a CDS encoding Bug family tripartite tricarboxylate transporter substrate binding protein has translation MQRRTVLPALLATAALVAGALPAQAQPTWPTRPVHIVVPAPAGSSLDIIARLLGERLKDRWGQPVVVDNKPGAGGMLGVDVAAKARDEGHTLALGFNGPIAFAPFMYRKMPYDPARDLVPVVMTTSQPNVLAVNVNLPVKTTQEFVAWVKQQNGKMNYSSLGIGSSSHLTMELLLSQTGLTGTHVPYNGSPPAALAVAQGDTDATFTTAPALLNHVKAGKVRLLAVSAAQVPDSLKGLPTLADGGVKGVESMAWNGLFVATGTPEAVVQKINADVNAALADPQLRTVMDNQGLTVVGGTQADFRRLLEAESRRWGAVIERIGLKLD, from the coding sequence ATGCAACGCCGTACCGTTCTGCCCGCCCTGCTTGCCACCGCCGCCCTGGTGGCCGGCGCCCTGCCCGCCCAGGCGCAGCCCACCTGGCCCACGCGGCCGGTGCACATCGTGGTGCCGGCGCCAGCCGGCAGCTCGCTGGACATCATCGCCCGCCTGCTGGGCGAGCGCCTGAAAGACCGCTGGGGCCAGCCCGTGGTGGTGGACAACAAGCCCGGCGCGGGCGGCATGCTGGGCGTGGACGTGGCGGCCAAGGCGCGGGACGAGGGCCACACCCTCGCGCTGGGCTTCAACGGGCCCATCGCCTTCGCGCCCTTCATGTACCGCAAGATGCCGTACGACCCGGCCCGGGACCTGGTGCCGGTGGTGATGACCACCTCGCAGCCCAACGTGCTGGCGGTCAATGTCAACCTGCCGGTGAAAACGACGCAGGAGTTCGTGGCCTGGGTCAAGCAGCAGAACGGCAAGATGAACTACTCGTCGCTGGGCATCGGCAGCTCCAGCCACCTGACGATGGAGCTGCTGCTGTCGCAGACGGGCCTGACCGGCACCCACGTGCCCTACAACGGCTCGCCTCCGGCCGCGCTGGCCGTGGCCCAGGGCGACACGGACGCCACCTTCACCACAGCGCCGGCGCTGCTCAACCACGTGAAGGCGGGCAAGGTGCGGCTGCTGGCCGTCAGCGCCGCCCAGGTGCCCGACAGCCTGAAGGGCCTGCCCACGCTGGCCGATGGCGGCGTCAAGGGCGTGGAGTCGATGGCCTGGAACGGCCTCTTCGTGGCCACCGGCACGCCGGAGGCGGTGGTGCAGAAGATCAATGCCGACGTCAATGCCGCGCTGGCCGACCCGCAGCTCAGGACCGTGATGGACAACCAGGGCCTGACGGTGGTGGGCGGCACGCAGGCGGACTTCCGCAGGCTGCTGGAAGCCGAGTCGCGCCGCTGGGGCGCAGTGATCGAGCGCATCGGGCTCAAGCTGGATTGA
- a CDS encoding Lrp/AsnC ligand binding domain-containing protein — translation MDLSASRSLDKIDTNILRALQADGRMSNLRLAEVVQLSPTAVLERVKRLTRDGFILGYEARLNPQLLGAGLLIFVEVLLDRTAPRQLEAFKAEVMARPEILECHLVAGAFDYLLKTRVADMAAYRDLISSGIWTLPGVRETRTYAVIEEVKSTTLLPV, via the coding sequence ATGGATCTTTCCGCCAGCAGATCGCTCGACAAGATCGACACCAACATCCTGCGGGCGCTGCAGGCGGATGGCCGCATGTCCAACCTGCGGCTGGCCGAGGTGGTGCAGCTGTCGCCCACCGCCGTGCTCGAGCGTGTCAAACGGCTGACGCGCGACGGCTTCATCCTCGGCTACGAGGCACGCCTGAATCCGCAGTTGCTGGGCGCAGGCCTGCTGATCTTCGTGGAGGTGCTGCTCGACCGCACCGCGCCGCGGCAGCTCGAAGCCTTCAAGGCCGAGGTGATGGCGCGGCCCGAGATCCTGGAATGCCACCTCGTGGCCGGCGCCTTCGACTACCTGCTCAAGACCCGGGTGGCCGACATGGCCGCCTACCGCGACCTGATCAGCTCCGGCATCTGGACGCTGCCCGGCGTGCGGGAGACGCGCACCTACGCGGTGATCGAAGAAGTCAAGAGCACGACCTTGCTGCCTGTCTAG
- a CDS encoding DUF2254 domain-containing protein has protein sequence MSDKLIFFLQRITRKTWWRCSLFACFAVAAVALASVLGPYIGRDVALKLGSDSIDSLLNILASSMLTVAIFSASTMVASFSAVSNSATPRAAQLLIEDTTIQNTLAVFIGAFVYSVIALVGLHAHIYGDGGRLVLFGFTLVVLVTVVIVFLRWIDYLSVLGRLGETIRRLEAATRKAMDERLAKPFLGGRAQQDGERGSHEILCPGSGFVMHVSTDLLQARAEELDAELHVHVLPGDFVGPGMAIASCTKPLDEAARQKISDAFSIGPARTFDHDPRFGLVVLGEVAARSLSPAVNDPGTAFDVMATAVRVLSHWSQQRLRQDLAGPVQFDRVSAPAVREAGMVEDLFAPIARYGAAAVEVGETLQRALGSLCGTTGAVPTAARAMSAYAIVRAQHAGLPEVDLQRLRQLAAF, from the coding sequence ATGTCCGACAAGCTCATCTTCTTTCTGCAGCGCATCACCCGCAAGACCTGGTGGCGCTGTTCGCTGTTCGCCTGCTTTGCGGTGGCCGCCGTCGCCCTGGCCTCCGTGCTCGGTCCCTACATCGGCCGCGATGTGGCGCTCAAGCTGGGCTCGGACTCCATCGACAGCCTGCTCAACATCCTCGCGTCCAGCATGCTGACCGTGGCGATCTTCTCGGCCAGCACCATGGTGGCGTCGTTCTCCGCGGTCTCCAACAGCGCCACGCCGCGGGCGGCGCAGCTGCTGATCGAAGACACCACCATCCAGAACACCCTGGCGGTGTTCATCGGCGCCTTCGTCTACAGCGTGATCGCGCTCGTGGGCCTGCATGCCCACATCTATGGCGATGGCGGACGGCTGGTGCTGTTCGGCTTCACGCTCGTGGTGCTGGTCACCGTGGTGATCGTGTTCCTGCGCTGGATCGACTACCTGTCGGTGCTGGGTCGCCTGGGCGAGACCATCCGCCGCCTGGAAGCGGCCACGCGCAAGGCCATGGACGAGCGTCTGGCCAAGCCCTTCCTGGGCGGTCGTGCGCAGCAGGACGGCGAGCGCGGCAGCCACGAGATCCTGTGCCCGGGCTCCGGCTTCGTCATGCATGTGTCGACCGACCTGCTGCAGGCCCGTGCCGAGGAGCTGGATGCCGAACTGCATGTGCATGTGCTTCCAGGAGACTTCGTCGGCCCGGGCATGGCCATCGCCAGCTGTACCAAGCCGCTGGACGAGGCAGCCCGGCAGAAGATCAGCGACGCGTTTTCCATCGGGCCGGCGCGCACCTTCGACCATGACCCGCGTTTTGGTCTGGTGGTGCTGGGCGAAGTGGCGGCACGGTCGTTGTCGCCGGCGGTCAACGATCCCGGCACCGCCTTCGATGTCATGGCCACGGCCGTGAGGGTGCTGTCCCACTGGTCGCAGCAGCGCCTGCGTCAGGACCTGGCCGGGCCGGTGCAGTTCGATCGGGTGTCGGCACCCGCCGTGCGTGAGGCCGGCATGGTGGAGGACCTCTTTGCGCCCATCGCCCGTTACGGCGCGGCGGCCGTGGAGGTGGGGGAAACCTTGCAGCGGGCGTTGGGGTCGCTGTGCGGCACGACCGGTGCTGTCCCGACGGCGGCACGGGCGATGTCGGCCTATGCCATCGTTCGGGCGCAGCATGCGGGCCTGCCGGAGGTCGATCTCCAGCGCCTGAGGCAGCTCGCGGCCTTCTAG
- a CDS encoding MFS transporter produces the protein MRPLPLLIILMVLDHVAFNGSRIAVSLTAISQGASPLTVGLLMASFALLPALLAVPAGRWIDGVGVQRPMMVGSVGVGLGTLLPFLLPQLPALAVASVLIGVSFMLINVAAYHAVGELSSAEDRTANFSYVALGFSTSSFIAPLLTGVSIDQLGHRSSFLVLALFTVMPAAVLALVGLPDTRRKLVAMPEGGAAAKPRMFDLLRSPQMRHLFIAIAVLTVAWDIYTFAMPLYGTQIGLSASQIGIVMGSFAAASFMVRLAMPFVAARVAPWQLITVSMLLAAASYAAIPFSHGVGTLMAIMFVLGASLGAPHPMVLTLLHHSAPEGRAGEAVGLRTMFINTSQTAMPLVFGVLGAALGLAPLFLAMTAALLGGGAMARRVARSESGR, from the coding sequence ATGCGACCGCTGCCGCTGCTGATCATCCTGATGGTGCTGGACCATGTGGCCTTCAATGGCAGCCGCATCGCCGTCTCGCTCACCGCCATCTCGCAAGGGGCCTCGCCATTGACGGTGGGGCTGCTGATGGCCTCGTTCGCGCTGCTGCCGGCCCTGCTGGCGGTGCCCGCCGGCCGCTGGATCGACGGCGTGGGCGTGCAGCGGCCGATGATGGTGGGCTCGGTGGGCGTGGGCCTGGGCACCCTGCTGCCCTTTCTGCTGCCGCAGCTGCCGGCACTGGCCGTGGCCAGTGTGCTCATCGGCGTTTCGTTCATGCTCATCAACGTGGCGGCCTACCATGCGGTGGGCGAGCTCAGCAGCGCCGAAGACCGCACCGCCAACTTCAGCTATGTGGCGCTGGGCTTTTCCACGTCCAGCTTCATCGCACCGCTGCTCACCGGCGTGTCCATCGACCAGCTGGGCCACCGCAGCAGCTTCCTGGTGCTGGCGCTGTTCACCGTGATGCCGGCCGCCGTGCTGGCACTGGTGGGCCTGCCCGACACCCGCCGCAAGCTGGTGGCCATGCCCGAAGGCGGCGCCGCGGCCAAGCCGCGCATGTTCGACCTGCTGCGCAGCCCGCAGATGCGTCACCTCTTCATCGCCATCGCGGTGCTGACGGTGGCCTGGGACATCTACACCTTTGCCATGCCGCTGTACGGCACGCAGATCGGCCTCAGCGCCTCGCAGATCGGCATCGTGATGGGCAGCTTCGCGGCGGCCAGCTTCATGGTGCGGCTGGCCATGCCTTTCGTGGCGGCGCGGGTGGCGCCGTGGCAGCTGATCACCGTGTCGATGCTGCTGGCAGCGGCCAGCTATGCAGCCATTCCGTTCAGCCATGGCGTGGGCACCCTGATGGCCATCATGTTCGTGCTGGGCGCCAGCCTGGGCGCGCCGCATCCGATGGTGCTGACACTGCTGCACCACTCCGCACCGGAGGGCCGCGCCGGCGAAGCGGTGGGCCTGCGCACCATGTTCATCAACACCAGCCAGACGGCCATGCCGCTGGTCTTCGGCGTGCTGGGCGCAGCGCTGGGCCTGGCCCCGCTGTTCCTGGCGATGACGGCCGCGCTGCTGGGTGGCGGCGCGATGGCGCGCCGCGTGGCCCGCAGCGAATCGGGCCGCTGA
- a CDS encoding ABC transporter ATP-binding protein — translation MSDYILETRDLTKEFKGFTAVDRVNLQVRRGHIHALIGPNGAGKTTCFNLLTKFLVPTRGTILLNGTDITGEKPAQIARRGVIRSFQISAVFPHLTVLENVRIGLQRFTGTSFHFWKGLTALRQLDAKVLALLDLVDLRDMAQAKAADLPYGRKRALEIATTMAMEPELMLLDEPTQGMGHEDVDRVTQLIKRVAEGRTVLMVEHNMRVVSTIADRLTVLARGAVLAEGNYAEVSRHPAVLEAYMGSEATELQGAH, via the coding sequence ATGAGCGACTACATCTTAGAAACGCGCGACCTGACCAAGGAGTTCAAGGGCTTCACCGCGGTGGACCGCGTGAACCTGCAGGTGCGGCGCGGCCACATCCATGCGCTCATCGGCCCCAACGGCGCGGGCAAGACCACCTGCTTCAACCTGCTGACCAAGTTCCTCGTGCCCACGCGCGGCACCATCTTGCTCAACGGCACCGACATCACCGGCGAGAAGCCCGCGCAGATCGCGCGCCGCGGGGTGATCCGCTCGTTCCAGATCTCGGCCGTGTTTCCCCACCTCACGGTGCTGGAGAACGTGCGCATCGGGCTGCAGCGCTTCACCGGCACCTCGTTTCACTTCTGGAAGGGCCTGACCGCGCTGCGCCAACTGGACGCCAAGGTGCTGGCGCTGCTTGACCTGGTGGACCTGCGCGACATGGCGCAGGCCAAGGCCGCCGACCTGCCCTATGGCCGCAAGCGCGCGCTGGAGATCGCCACCACCATGGCCATGGAGCCTGAACTGATGCTGCTGGACGAACCCACCCAGGGCATGGGCCACGAAGACGTGGACCGCGTGACCCAGCTGATCAAGCGCGTGGCCGAAGGCCGCACGGTGCTGATGGTGGAGCACAACATGCGCGTGGTCTCGACCATCGCCGACCGCCTGACGGTACTGGCCCGCGGCGCCGTGCTGGCCGAGGGCAACTATGCCGAGGTCTCGCGCCATCCCGCGGTGCTGGAGGCCTACATGGGCAGCGAAGCCACCGAGCTCCAGGGAGCTCATTGA
- a CDS encoding Glu/Leu/Phe/Val family dehydrogenase has product MSQAALSFVNPTANSPWGTYLSQVDRVAPYLGHLAKWLETLKRPKRTLIVDIPIELDNGTVAHFEGYRVQHNLSRGPGKGGVRYHPDVTLEEVMALSAWMTVKTAAVNLPYGGAKGGIRIDPKQYSRKEIERVTRRYTSEIGIIIGPQQDIPAPDVNTNGQIMAWMMDTYSMNVGGTATGVVTGKPIHLGGSLGRVKSTGRGVFVTGREAARRLGLNLEGARVAVQGFGNVGSSAAELFAQAGAKIVAVQDHSGTIYNDNGLDVAALTAAVKDTGGVAGFAGADRMNAEEFWDVRCDILVPAALEGVITAERAQRITAKLVLEGANGPTVPQADDILADRGVLVVPDVICNAGGVTVSYFEWVQDFSSFFWSEDEINVRLDKIMVDALCKIWDTADKHKITLRTATFAVACERILTAREERGLYP; this is encoded by the coding sequence ATGTCACAAGCAGCCTTGTCCTTCGTCAACCCCACGGCGAACAGCCCCTGGGGCACCTACCTGTCGCAGGTCGACCGCGTCGCACCGTACCTGGGCCACCTGGCCAAGTGGCTGGAAACGCTCAAGCGGCCCAAGCGCACGCTGATCGTCGACATCCCCATCGAGCTGGACAACGGCACCGTGGCCCACTTCGAGGGCTACCGCGTGCAGCACAACCTGTCGCGCGGCCCGGGCAAGGGCGGCGTGCGCTACCACCCCGACGTGACGCTGGAAGAAGTGATGGCGCTGTCGGCCTGGATGACGGTCAAGACGGCCGCGGTGAACCTGCCTTACGGCGGCGCCAAGGGCGGCATCCGCATCGACCCCAAGCAGTACTCGCGCAAGGAAATCGAGCGCGTGACCCGCCGCTACACCAGCGAGATCGGCATCATCATCGGCCCGCAACAGGACATCCCGGCGCCGGACGTCAATACCAATGGCCAGATCATGGCCTGGATGATGGACACGTACTCGATGAACGTCGGCGGCACGGCCACCGGCGTCGTCACCGGCAAGCCCATTCACCTGGGTGGCTCGCTGGGCCGCGTCAAGAGCACCGGCCGCGGCGTGTTCGTCACCGGCCGTGAGGCGGCGCGCCGCCTGGGCCTGAACCTGGAAGGCGCCCGCGTGGCGGTGCAGGGCTTCGGCAACGTGGGTTCTTCGGCGGCGGAGCTGTTCGCGCAGGCCGGCGCCAAGATCGTGGCGGTGCAGGACCACAGCGGCACCATCTACAACGACAACGGCCTGGACGTGGCCGCGCTGACCGCTGCGGTGAAGGACACCGGCGGCGTCGCCGGCTTTGCCGGTGCCGACCGGATGAACGCCGAGGAGTTCTGGGACGTGCGCTGCGACATCCTGGTGCCCGCCGCGCTCGAAGGCGTGATCACCGCCGAGCGCGCCCAGCGCATCACCGCCAAGCTGGTGCTGGAAGGCGCCAACGGCCCCACGGTGCCGCAGGCCGACGACATCCTGGCCGACCGCGGCGTGCTGGTGGTGCCCGACGTGATCTGCAATGCCGGCGGCGTGACCGTCAGCTACTTCGAGTGGGTGCAGGACTTCTCCAGCTTCTTCTGGAGCGAGGACGAGATCAACGTGCGCCTGGACAAGATCATGGTGGACGCGCTGTGCAAGATCTGGGACACGGCCGACAAGCACAAGATCACGCTGCGCACCGCCACCTTCGCGGTGGCCTGCGAGCGCATCCTGACCGCACGCGAAGAGCGCGGCCTGTACCCCTGA
- a CDS encoding ABC transporter ATP-binding protein gives MSIPALEIKDLQAWYGESHILHGISLTVHSGQVVTLLGRNGAGRTTTLRAIMGLTGDRKGSIKVHGTETIGLPTHRIAHLGIGYCPEERGIFAALTTEENLRLPPRLTAGRGKAMTEAELYAMFPNLQERRNSPGTRLSGGEQQMLAVARILRTGADILLLDEISEGLAPVIVQALARMITTLKAQGFTIVMVEQNFRFAAPLADHFHVIEHGQVVESFPASQLAEKQAVLDELLSV, from the coding sequence ATGTCCATACCCGCCCTTGAGATCAAGGACCTGCAGGCCTGGTACGGCGAGAGCCACATCCTGCATGGCATCAGCCTGACGGTGCACAGCGGCCAGGTGGTGACGCTGCTGGGCCGCAACGGTGCCGGGCGCACCACCACGCTGCGGGCCATCATGGGCCTGACCGGTGACCGCAAGGGTTCGATCAAGGTGCACGGCACCGAGACCATCGGCCTACCCACGCACCGCATCGCCCACCTGGGCATCGGCTACTGCCCGGAAGAGCGCGGCATCTTCGCGGCGCTGACCACCGAAGAGAACCTGCGCCTGCCGCCCAGGCTGACGGCCGGCCGCGGCAAGGCCATGACCGAGGCCGAGCTGTATGCGATGTTCCCCAACCTGCAGGAGCGCCGCAACAGCCCCGGCACGCGCCTGTCGGGCGGCGAGCAGCAGATGCTGGCGGTGGCCCGCATCCTGCGCACCGGCGCCGACATCCTGCTGCTGGACGAGATCTCCGAAGGCCTGGCGCCGGTGATCGTGCAGGCCCTGGCCCGCATGATCACCACGCTCAAGGCCCAGGGCTTCACCATCGTGATGGTGGAGCAGAACTTCCGCTTCGCCGCACCGCTGGCCGACCACTTCCACGTGATCGAGCACGGCCAGGTCGTCGAGTCCTTCCCCGCATCGCAACTGGCCGAGAAACAGGCCGTGCTCGACGAGCTGTTGAGCGTGTGA